One window from the genome of Anopheles merus strain MAF chromosome 3R, AmerM5.1, whole genome shotgun sequence encodes:
- the LOC121597857 gene encoding aurora kinase B, protein MDDDVFATDGDVNAHSEVVLQTIKMMQHPAYENPYEWSTDDFEVGRALGRGKFGRVYLARERETGFMVAMKVMFKSQLTKWHVEKQLLREIEIQSRLKHPHILRLYTWFHDDRRIYLALELAAQGELYKHLKAAPKGRFDERRSARYISQVADALNYCHANNVIHRDLKPENILLTDEDNIKLADFGWSAHTNSNKRKTMCGTLDYLPPEMVDGKMYDDSVDQWCLGILCYEFLVGNPPFESQTTQTTYDKIRRLDIVYPRHMTAGAINLISKLLRIPSSSRITLRDVMNHPWVVQMKK, encoded by the exons ATGGATGATGATGTGTTCGCCACGGACGGTGATGTAAATGCCCATTCGGAGGTAGTGCTGCAAACGATCAAAATGATGCAGCATCCAGCTTACGAGAATCCGTACGAGTGGTCCACGGACGATTTCGAGGTGGGGCGTGCGCTGGGTCGGGGCAAGTTCGGGCGCGTCTATCTCGCCCGCGAACGGGAAACCGGCTTCATGGTCGCGATGAAGGTGATGTTCAAATCGCAGCTGACCAAATGGCACGTCGAGAAGCAGCTGCTGCGCGAGATCGAAATCCAGTCGCGCCTCAAACATCCGCACATTCTGCGGCTGTACACCTGGTTCCACGACGATCGACGCATCTATCTGGCCCTCGAGCTGGCTGCACAGGGTGAGCTGTACAAGCATCTGAAGGCGGCACCGAAGGGCCGGTTCGATGAGCGGCGGTCCGCCCGGTACATATCGCAGGTGGCCGATGCGCTCAACTACTGCCACGCGAACAACGTCATTCACCGTGACCTCAAGCCGGAAAACATTCTGCTCACGGACGAGGACAACATCAAGCTGGCCGATTTCGGCTGGTCCGCTCACACCAACTCGAACAAGCGCAAAACGATGTGCGGCACGCTGGATTATCTGCCACCGGAGATGGTGGACGGGAAGATGTACGACGATTCGGTCGACCAGTGGTGCTTGGGCATTCTGTGCTACGAGTTTCTGGTCGGCAATCCGCCGTTCGAGTCACAGACGACCCAAACCACGTACGACAAGATCCGGCGGCTGGACATCGTATATCCGCGGCACATGACCGCGGGTGCGATTAATCTCATCTCAAAG CTGCTGCGCATTCCGAGCAGCTCCCGGATCACGCTGCGAGACGTCATGAACCATCCGTGGGTGGTGCAGATGAAGAAGTAA